One window of the Thermodesulfomicrobium sp. WS genome contains the following:
- the glgA gene encoding glycogen synthase GlgA, whose product MPSPPHDVVLITSEIFPFSKSGGLADVLGALPVALRQLGVRVAVITPLYGRLSTGKYPVHLVSEDCPVGFPWPETTFDVYAADYHGVAVYFIDRPEYFDRRGYYCTSKGDYFDNGERFIFFCRAALSIIRNMNLGARIVHAHDWHAALTMAYIHFARTVDPFWRNVHTVFTIHNLAYQGRFSYRLFAMSGLPLEAWHMDGVEFYSSFNYMKAGIAYADRITTVSPSYAEEILTHEFGCGMEGLLQRRRAVVRGILNGMDGEVWNPARDPFLPCCYDAADLNGKMQCKAYMLERVGLSAYFLDRPVLGFVGRLRGQKGIDMVLDALPMLMALDVGLVVLGEGNPSHEARLFQAVEDYPGQVAAVVGYTEEMAHVIQAGTDIFLMPSRYEPCGLTQMYSLRYGTIPVATAVGGLRDTIVPYPLEDATGFMFAPATADRLVETVREAVQVWYDRDTWGEMQRRAMGSDFSWERSARQYVALYQELCPDLECTSVAKKVSPKGDPNGY is encoded by the coding sequence ATGCCCTCACCGCCGCATGATGTCGTGCTCATCACGTCGGAAATCTTTCCGTTTTCCAAAAGCGGTGGTTTGGCGGATGTGTTGGGTGCCTTGCCGGTGGCCTTGCGGCAGTTGGGGGTGCGGGTGGCGGTGATCACCCCCCTGTATGGCCGTCTGAGCACGGGAAAATATCCTGTGCACTTGGTGTCCGAAGATTGTCCCGTAGGCTTTCCCTGGCCGGAGACGACCTTTGACGTGTATGCGGCGGACTATCACGGTGTGGCCGTGTACTTTATCGATCGACCGGAATACTTTGACCGCCGGGGGTACTACTGCACTTCCAAAGGCGATTATTTCGATAATGGGGAACGCTTCATCTTTTTCTGCCGGGCGGCGCTTTCCATTATCCGAAATATGAATTTGGGTGCCCGTATCGTCCATGCCCATGATTGGCACGCGGCACTTACCATGGCGTATATCCATTTCGCGAGGACTGTGGATCCATTTTGGAGGAATGTGCATACGGTATTTACTATCCACAACTTGGCGTATCAGGGCCGGTTTTCCTACCGGCTTTTTGCCATGTCTGGTCTCCCCTTGGAGGCATGGCATATGGATGGTGTCGAGTTTTATAGCAGCTTCAATTATATGAAGGCAGGAATCGCCTACGCGGATCGTATCACCACGGTGAGCCCGAGCTATGCGGAGGAGATCCTGACCCATGAGTTTGGCTGCGGTATGGAAGGTCTGCTCCAGCGCCGCCGGGCCGTGGTGCGCGGAATCCTCAACGGAATGGATGGGGAAGTCTGGAATCCGGCTCGAGATCCGTTTCTCCCTTGCTGCTACGATGCTGCAGATCTGAACGGAAAAATGCAGTGTAAGGCATACATGCTGGAGCGGGTGGGGCTTTCGGCGTATTTTCTGGACCGGCCTGTGCTCGGGTTTGTGGGGCGGCTGCGCGGGCAAAAAGGCATCGATATGGTGCTCGATGCCCTGCCCATGCTCATGGCCCTCGACGTGGGTTTGGTGGTCTTGGGGGAAGGCAATCCCTCGCACGAGGCCCGGCTTTTTCAGGCGGTGGAAGACTATCCCGGCCAGGTGGCCGCGGTGGTGGGGTATACGGAAGAGATGGCCCATGTCATCCAGGCAGGGACGGACATCTTTCTCATGCCCTCCCGCTATGAACCGTGCGGGCTTACCCAGATGTATAGCCTGCGCTACGGCACGATCCCGGTGGCCACTGCCGTGGGAGGCTTGCGGGACACCATCGTCCCCTATCCGCTGGAGGACGCTACGGGATTCATGTTTGCCCCCGCCACGGCGGACCGCTTGGTGGAAACGGTGCGGGAGGCCGTCCAGGTGTGGTACGATCGCGACACCTGGGGAGAGATGCAGCGCCGAGCCATGGGGAGTGATTTTTCCTGGGAACGTTCAGCGCGGCAGTACGTGGCGCTGTACCAAGAGCTTTGTCCCGATTTGGAGTGTACGTCGGTGGCGAAGAAGGTGTCACCAAAGGGGGATCCCAATGGCTATTGA
- a CDS encoding NUDIX hydrolase — translation MPACPYCGREIPPRNPYPTVDVVLYHPERGVVLVERANPPHGWALPGGFVDYGESVETAARREVLEETGIEVQGLVLLGVYSDPGRDPRFHTMSTVFVARVSDHASPRGGDDARCARFFPLQALPPLAFDHRQILEDFVRHLEQGAYDALTAA, via the coding sequence ATGCCTGCGTGCCCCTATTGCGGCAGGGAAATTCCCCCGCGCAACCCCTATCCTACCGTGGACGTCGTTCTCTACCATCCTGAGCGGGGCGTGGTGCTGGTGGAGCGCGCCAATCCCCCCCATGGCTGGGCCTTGCCTGGCGGGTTCGTGGATTACGGCGAGAGTGTGGAGACCGCGGCGCGGCGGGAAGTGCTCGAGGAAACGGGCATTGAGGTGCAGGGGCTTGTTTTGCTGGGGGTGTACTCGGACCCGGGCCGGGACCCCCGCTTCCATACCATGAGCACCGTGTTCGTGGCGCGGGTTTCGGATCACGCTTCCCCCAGGGGCGGCGATGACGCCCGCTGTGCCCGTTTTTTCCCGCTTCAGGCACTTCCTCCCCTGGCCTTTGACCACCGCCAGATCCTTGAGGATTTTGTGCGTCATCTCGAACAAGGAGCCTATGATGCCCTCACCGCCGCATGA
- a CDS encoding ATP-binding protein — protein MERKKLPIGIQTFAEIRREGYYYVDKTPFVARLAESGKYYFLSRPRRFGKSLFLDTLAEAFAANRALFSGLYLENHWDWEKRHPVIRLSFAEGRLQQEAQLEEHIHEILTENARRLGVSIDPAPKDVHLRFGQLISRAAEQHGRQAVVLIDEYDKPILDNLTDPDTARAMREGLRNLYSVLKGRDADLRFVFLTGVSKFSKVSLFSGLNNLYDLTVDASVATICGYTEDDLDTVFAPEFAAAAKEGRALDRDAVRAWYNGYRWGSEASVYNPFDVLLLLRQREFRAWWFETATPTFLVERLMRHQFFTPRLERLYASEALLSAFDVDGIEPEALLWQTGYLTIGEVLREGDLLLYGLTLPNREVRMALNTALTRALVPGFRDEASLFVLRILRSGDAHALGEHMMRLFAGIPADWYRKNPMARYEGYFASVFYSHLAAVGVTIIPEDVSHLGRCDLTVRAGDVAWVLEFKVVDGEAPTGAALAQLKKKDYAAKYRAPGITVIEVGVEFSTVKRQIVGWEVA, from the coding sequence ATGGAGCGCAAGAAACTGCCCATCGGCATCCAGACCTTTGCCGAGATCCGGCGCGAAGGATATTACTACGTGGACAAGACGCCTTTTGTGGCGCGCCTTGCCGAAAGCGGGAAGTACTACTTCCTCTCGCGGCCGCGGCGCTTCGGCAAAAGCCTCTTCCTCGATACCCTGGCCGAGGCCTTTGCGGCAAACCGTGCGCTCTTTTCCGGCCTCTATCTGGAAAATCATTGGGACTGGGAGAAGCGCCATCCGGTGATCCGGCTCTCCTTTGCCGAGGGGCGGCTGCAGCAGGAAGCCCAGTTGGAAGAACACATCCACGAGATCCTGACGGAAAATGCGCGGCGCCTCGGGGTGTCCATCGATCCTGCGCCCAAAGACGTCCATCTGCGCTTCGGTCAGCTCATCAGCCGCGCTGCAGAACAGCATGGGCGCCAGGCCGTGGTGCTCATCGACGAGTACGACAAACCCATCCTCGATAACCTCACCGATCCGGACACGGCGCGGGCCATGCGCGAGGGCCTGCGCAACCTCTACTCCGTGCTCAAGGGCCGGGATGCAGACCTGCGCTTCGTGTTTTTGACCGGAGTCTCCAAGTTCAGCAAAGTGAGCCTCTTTTCCGGGCTCAACAACCTCTATGACCTCACCGTGGATGCCTCGGTGGCCACCATTTGCGGCTACACCGAAGACGATCTGGACACGGTCTTTGCCCCGGAGTTCGCTGCGGCCGCCAAGGAAGGCCGCGCCCTTGATCGCGATGCCGTGCGCGCCTGGTACAACGGCTACCGCTGGGGAAGCGAAGCGAGCGTCTACAATCCCTTCGATGTGCTGCTGCTCCTGCGCCAACGGGAATTTCGCGCCTGGTGGTTCGAGACCGCCACGCCCACCTTTCTCGTGGAGCGGCTCATGCGCCATCAGTTCTTCACCCCGCGTCTCGAGCGCCTTTATGCCAGCGAGGCCCTGCTCTCCGCCTTCGATGTGGATGGTATCGAACCTGAGGCGCTTTTGTGGCAGACCGGGTATCTCACCATCGGCGAGGTGCTGCGCGAAGGGGACCTCCTCCTCTATGGACTCACCCTCCCCAACCGCGAGGTGCGCATGGCCCTCAATACGGCCCTGACCCGCGCCTTGGTGCCCGGTTTTCGCGACGAAGCATCGCTTTTCGTGCTGCGCATCCTGCGAAGCGGCGACGCCCACGCCCTGGGCGAGCACATGATGCGCCTTTTTGCGGGCATCCCCGCGGACTGGTACCGCAAAAACCCCATGGCCCGGTACGAAGGCTATTTTGCCAGCGTGTTCTATAGTCACCTGGCGGCGGTGGGGGTCACCATCATCCCGGAGGACGTGAGCCACCTGGGCCGCTGCGACCTCACCGTGCGGGCAGGAGACGTCGCCTGGGTCCTGGAATTCAAAGTGGTGGACGGCGAAGCCCCCACCGGCGCGGCCCTCGCCCAGCTCAAGAAGAAAGACTACGCTGCCAAATACCGGGCCCCGGGGATCACCGTCATCGAGGTGGGCGTGGAGTTCAGCACGGTAAAACGTCAGATCGTGGGCTGGGAGGTAGCGTAA
- a CDS encoding L-threonylcarbamoyladenylate synthase, whose protein sequence is MQWDSVDQAVAWLRGGGCVVYPTETLYALGCLATESRACAMVARRKSRPEGKPFPLIVSGWEMVQKFFLLPEAARALARAFWPGPLTMVLACRQALAPETMDAQGRAAVRMTPHPVAAALCLGCNAPLVATSANMSGAPAPARPEEVDRAVLGEDIPLVTTRPWPAGGKPSTIVAVEHGTIRVLREGAVARAQLAAWGDVV, encoded by the coding sequence ATGCAGTGGGATTCTGTGGATCAGGCCGTGGCCTGGCTGCGCGGGGGCGGATGCGTGGTATATCCCACGGAGACCTTGTATGCCCTGGGGTGTTTGGCCACGGAATCTCGTGCCTGCGCCATGGTGGCGCGGCGCAAAAGCCGGCCGGAAGGCAAGCCGTTTCCCCTCATTGTTTCGGGCTGGGAGATGGTTCAGAAATTTTTTCTCTTGCCGGAAGCGGCGCGCGCCCTTGCCCGGGCCTTTTGGCCAGGACCACTCACCATGGTGCTTGCGTGCCGTCAGGCGCTGGCACCTGAGACCATGGACGCGCAAGGCCGGGCGGCGGTACGCATGACCCCGCACCCTGTGGCGGCAGCCTTGTGTCTGGGCTGCAACGCGCCGCTGGTGGCCACTAGCGCGAACATGAGCGGAGCTCCTGCTCCGGCGCGGCCCGAAGAGGTGGACCGGGCGGTGCTGGGCGAAGACATCCCGCTGGTGACCACCCGCCCCTGGCCGGCAGGGGGCAAGCCCTCCACCATCGTGGCCGTGGAGCACGGCACGATCCGGGTGCTGCGGGAAGGGGCCGTGGCGCGGGCGCAATTGGCGGCGTGGGGCGATGTGGTTTAA
- a CDS encoding CinA family protein yields MDDLWYSLAAQVGEIARRHGAMLATAESCTGGLVAGALTAVPGSSEWFAGGIVAYANAVKTAVLGVPQEVLAVHGAVSSECVTAMAQGVCRLLGASAAVAISGIAGPGGGTPVKPVGLVWMAWVVDGACAARSFHFSGDRAAVRAAAVRAALVGLGERL; encoded by the coding sequence ATGGATGATCTGTGGTATTCATTGGCCGCGCAGGTTGGCGAGATCGCCCGCCGGCATGGGGCGATGCTGGCTACCGCGGAGTCATGTACCGGCGGCTTGGTGGCAGGGGCGCTTACGGCAGTGCCGGGAAGCTCGGAGTGGTTCGCCGGTGGGATCGTGGCCTATGCCAATGCCGTGAAGACCGCGGTGCTGGGGGTGCCGCAGGAAGTTCTTGCCGTCCATGGCGCGGTGAGCTCCGAGTGCGTCACCGCCATGGCCCAAGGGGTATGCCGGTTGCTTGGGGCGTCTGCTGCCGTGGCCATTTCCGGCATCGCCGGCCCGGGAGGAGGAACTCCCGTCAAGCCGGTGGGCTTGGTGTGGATGGCGTGGGTTGTGGACGGAGCCTGTGCGGCGCGTTCCTTTCATTTTTCCGGAGACCGCGCCGCTGTGCGTGCCGCCGCCGTGCGGGCGGCACTTGTCGGGCTTGGAGAGCGGCTTTAG
- a CDS encoding nitroreductase family protein — protein MNVFDAIRTRRSIRKFTPEPVSPDQIRTLLQAAMMAPSAGNAQPWQLIVVDDRNILAQIPEIHPYAAMSREAAVGILVCGDLSREKYPGFWVQDCAAAVQNLLLAAHGLGLGAVWTGIYPDEGRVARFRERFSLPQHIVPLAFIPVGHPAQHPSAADRFDPARVHHNSWNTPWK, from the coding sequence ATGAACGTCTTCGACGCCATTCGCACCCGGCGCAGTATTCGTAAATTCACTCCTGAGCCTGTCAGTCCAGACCAGATCCGGACGCTCCTTCAGGCCGCCATGATGGCGCCCAGTGCCGGCAATGCCCAGCCATGGCAACTCATTGTCGTGGATGACCGCAACATCTTGGCGCAAATCCCCGAGATCCATCCCTACGCCGCCATGAGCCGGGAGGCCGCGGTGGGGATCCTTGTATGCGGAGACCTCTCGCGCGAAAAGTACCCGGGATTTTGGGTCCAGGACTGCGCCGCGGCAGTACAGAATCTCCTCCTGGCAGCCCATGGCCTTGGGCTGGGTGCGGTATGGACAGGCATCTACCCCGACGAAGGCCGGGTGGCCCGCTTCCGGGAGCGCTTCTCTTTGCCGCAGCACATCGTTCCCCTGGCCTTCATCCCCGTGGGGCACCCGGCGCAACATCCCAGCGCCGCGGATCGCTTCGACCCCGCCCGCGTGCACCACAATAGCTGGAATACTCCGTGGAAATAA
- a CDS encoding glycosyltransferase — MTPSSHGPTPGPFVFLDPQGRRWRRIRLGLGLAVTVCIVALGIFIQAILHPSPLAPLPLHTPHFNHGTPITEAPLRPDWPAVHTPPSLSAGVRKPAATMRVAWHAPWDTRAWDVLRRHTSDLDAVVVEWMSLVDVEGHVRMESDERLDTLSSADEALGIYLVLNNLAQDRWQPEAVEELARSSPARQAEVLAPVWAEMERVRARGLVLHFEGLDPDLAESITALICSMAQTLHAQGRELWLAVPASRDANALSCAALASSVDRFIALLHTETAADEPPGPIASQPWFQGWLDALLEKGGQPEQWIIAIGNHGYEWQPQGAGKEISFVDAMERARRADSPQLTMDLPLLQPGLRYDVNGEERIVWFQDVVTFVNQVKYALSRGVSGILLYRLGTEDPGVWSIVWDQPGEPPTTIAPEGRVAHVGEGDSILAEDEETPGLRELVPLADGTWKSRFVLLPRCATVVHSGASTMPGQVVLSFDDGPDPRWTPAILDILKKWRVPAVFFVTGRNAERYPELIRRMADEGHLVANHSFFHPDIARISGPHAALELVSTTRIIETLTGRSPRLFRPPYLRDSLPATREELTALVRAQKQGLIVLGQSIDPRDYERPEAQEIALRVAEQLSQGRVLLLHDGGGDRSATVAALPQILEAIRDRGGQVVPVWELLNTDAAALAPPAPPAPDTVVAGIGFSLWRILETGLWWVVAGCTVLVLVRTMVLLVLATWQIRRETPHTPWPLPVSILVPAHNEALTIGATVQSLLEQEHSPGIEVLILDDGSSDGTAEAAQKAGQGDPRLRVLRLPHGGKAAALNQGIAAARHEVLVMLDADTQLAPGAVGELAAYFHDPSVGAVSGTARASNRHRALTRWQDLEYLCGFNLERRACHHIDGILVVPGAIGAWRKAALTAIGGFATDTLAEDTDATIALQRAGWRVRHQGRAVAWTQVPADMSSFIRQRFRWAFGTMQALWKHRAAMGDTRLRGLGLFTMPGTWFFQIVLVLGGPLLDLGLILSAASGVTTAAALALTVFLLLDLSLAAFALCVEGERLRDAWQVIPMRLVYRPLLAWAAWKATIAMARGVWQGWTKAERHAITLARSTS; from the coding sequence ATGACGCCCTCCTCTCACGGCCCGACTCCCGGGCCGTTCGTCTTTCTGGATCCCCAAGGCCGCAGGTGGCGCCGCATCCGCCTGGGTCTTGGCCTTGCCGTGACGGTCTGTATCGTCGCCCTGGGGATCTTTATCCAGGCGATCCTGCATCCGTCCCCGCTGGCGCCGCTCCCCTTGCATACGCCGCATTTCAACCACGGAACCCCCATTACCGAGGCGCCCCTGCGGCCGGATTGGCCTGCTGTCCACACGCCGCCGTCCCTGTCCGCGGGCGTACGAAAACCCGCCGCGACCATGCGCGTGGCATGGCATGCTCCATGGGATACCCGCGCTTGGGATGTCCTGCGCAGGCACACCAGCGATCTCGATGCCGTGGTCGTAGAATGGATGAGCCTTGTGGACGTCGAGGGCCATGTGCGCATGGAATCTGACGAGCGTTTGGATACACTCTCCAGCGCCGACGAAGCGCTCGGCATCTATCTGGTACTCAACAATCTCGCGCAGGACCGATGGCAGCCCGAGGCCGTGGAAGAATTGGCCCGCTCCTCGCCCGCCCGCCAGGCGGAAGTCCTCGCGCCGGTATGGGCAGAAATGGAGCGAGTCCGGGCTCGAGGGCTGGTGCTCCACTTCGAAGGTCTGGATCCGGACCTCGCCGAGAGCATCACCGCCCTCATCTGCAGCATGGCGCAAACTCTCCACGCCCAAGGCCGAGAGCTGTGGCTCGCCGTGCCGGCTTCCCGGGATGCCAACGCCCTGTCCTGCGCCGCCCTGGCCTCCTCGGTGGACCGTTTCATAGCCCTCCTCCACACCGAGACCGCAGCGGATGAACCGCCCGGCCCCATCGCCTCGCAGCCATGGTTCCAAGGATGGCTCGACGCCCTGCTGGAAAAAGGCGGCCAGCCCGAGCAGTGGATCATCGCCATCGGCAACCACGGCTACGAATGGCAGCCCCAAGGCGCGGGCAAAGAAATCTCCTTCGTCGATGCCATGGAGCGGGCCCGCCGCGCCGACAGCCCCCAGCTCACCATGGACCTTCCCCTGCTGCAGCCAGGCTTGCGGTACGACGTCAACGGCGAGGAGCGCATCGTCTGGTTCCAGGACGTGGTCACCTTCGTCAATCAGGTGAAGTATGCCTTATCCCGCGGGGTGAGCGGTATCCTTCTCTACCGCCTTGGCACCGAAGACCCGGGGGTGTGGAGCATCGTCTGGGACCAGCCAGGCGAGCCGCCGACCACCATCGCCCCAGAGGGACGAGTGGCCCACGTGGGCGAAGGCGACAGCATCCTGGCTGAAGACGAGGAAACCCCGGGCCTGCGGGAACTCGTCCCGCTTGCGGACGGCACATGGAAGTCCCGCTTCGTCCTGCTGCCCCGCTGCGCCACGGTGGTGCATTCCGGCGCATCCACGATGCCTGGCCAGGTGGTGCTCTCCTTCGACGACGGCCCAGATCCCCGCTGGACCCCGGCCATCTTGGACATCCTCAAGAAATGGCGCGTTCCTGCGGTCTTTTTTGTCACCGGCAGAAATGCCGAACGCTACCCCGAACTCATCCGCCGCATGGCCGACGAAGGGCACCTGGTCGCCAACCACAGCTTCTTCCACCCGGATATCGCCCGCATATCCGGCCCCCATGCCGCCTTGGAACTCGTCTCCACCACGAGGATCATCGAAACCCTTACCGGCCGCTCGCCCCGACTCTTCCGGCCTCCGTATCTGCGCGATTCGCTCCCAGCCACCCGAGAAGAACTCACGGCACTCGTGCGCGCCCAGAAACAAGGGCTCATCGTGCTTGGCCAAAGCATCGACCCCCGTGACTACGAACGGCCCGAAGCCCAGGAGATCGCCCTGCGTGTGGCGGAGCAACTGAGCCAAGGCCGCGTGCTCCTGCTGCATGACGGCGGTGGCGACCGCAGCGCAACCGTAGCCGCGCTCCCCCAGATCCTCGAAGCCATCCGCGACCGCGGCGGGCAAGTCGTGCCCGTGTGGGAGCTCCTCAATACCGATGCCGCTGCCCTGGCCCCTCCGGCGCCGCCTGCACCCGACACCGTGGTGGCAGGGATCGGGTTTTCCCTGTGGCGCATACTGGAAACGGGCCTGTGGTGGGTGGTGGCAGGATGCACGGTGCTCGTGCTCGTGCGCACCATGGTGCTCCTGGTCCTCGCCACCTGGCAGATCCGCCGGGAAACACCACACACCCCCTGGCCCCTGCCGGTATCCATCCTGGTGCCTGCGCACAACGAGGCCCTGACCATTGGCGCCACAGTCCAAAGTCTCCTGGAACAAGAACATTCCCCAGGAATCGAAGTCCTCATCCTCGACGACGGCAGCTCTGACGGCACTGCGGAGGCCGCCCAAAAGGCCGGTCAAGGCGACCCTCGACTGCGGGTGCTGCGCCTGCCGCATGGGGGCAAGGCAGCCGCGCTTAACCAAGGCATCGCCGCAGCCCGCCACGAAGTGCTCGTGATGCTCGATGCCGATACGCAACTGGCCCCAGGGGCAGTGGGAGAACTTGCCGCGTACTTTCATGACCCAAGCGTTGGCGCGGTCTCCGGCACGGCCCGGGCCAGCAACCGACACCGGGCCCTTACCCGCTGGCAGGATTTGGAATACCTCTGCGGCTTCAACCTGGAGCGCCGCGCCTGCCACCACATCGACGGCATCCTGGTGGTCCCCGGCGCCATCGGCGCCTGGCGCAAAGCGGCCCTGACCGCCATTGGCGGCTTTGCCACCGATACCCTGGCCGAAGACACCGACGCCACCATCGCCCTGCAGCGCGCCGGCTGGCGCGTGCGGCATCAAGGCCGGGCCGTGGCGTGGACCCAAGTCCCCGCCGATATGTCCTCCTTCATTCGACAACGCTTCCGTTGGGCCTTCGGCACCATGCAGGCGCTCTGGAAACACCGCGCCGCCATGGGCGATACCCGGCTGCGCGGCCTGGGGCTCTTCACCATGCCCGGGACGTGGTTTTTCCAGATAGTGCTGGTGCTTGGAGGTCCTTTGCTCGACCTTGGCCTGATTCTGAGCGCCGCTTCAGGCGTCACCACCGCGGCAGCCCTCGCCCTTACCGTGTTTCTGCTCTTGGATTTGAGCCTGGCGGCCTTTGCCCTCTGCGTCGAAGGGGAACGTCTGCGGGATGCCTGGCAGGTCATCCCCATGCGCCTTGTCTACCGACCGCTTCTTGCCTGGGCGGCATGGAAAGCCACCATCGCCATGGCTCGGGGAGTCTGGCAAGGCTGGACCAAGGCCGAGCGTCACGCCATCACCCTTGCCCGGAGCACCTCATGA
- a CDS encoding glycosyl hydrolase, translating into MSRTHAAIAGFWIAMIASLLGPALGRTETVPENATLAIPPQGIYFGAYIDAGPAEDDVSHESIAAFETMVGKRVAILAFSSYWGRNTFPEAQVRIAHHRGMVPLIYWSPWEYPFPGLNAPNPYSLHAIIQGQWDDYIRRWAKAAAATRRPILVAFGIEMNGEWFPWSGIFHGAGTPTAPGAFSPWAGPDAYIRAYRHVVDLARAQGAKNIRWVFHVNNTSNPDAPWNQPAAYDPGDDYVDILAMSAYGKQYPGPGGWIPFRKTIDPFYPALAAIHPHKPILLAEWGIGEFPASGDKASYLREALALLPRAYPRLMGAVFWHERWENSDGRHSNLRVNSSRASLDAFRQGIADPLWLARPIWKTP; encoded by the coding sequence ATGAGCCGAACCCATGCTGCCATCGCTGGATTTTGGATCGCCATGATCGCGAGCCTCCTTGGGCCCGCCCTTGGCCGAACGGAAACTGTGCCCGAAAACGCCACCTTGGCCATCCCCCCGCAAGGCATCTACTTTGGGGCCTACATCGATGCCGGGCCGGCGGAAGATGACGTCTCGCACGAGAGTATCGCCGCCTTCGAAACCATGGTGGGCAAGCGCGTGGCCATTCTCGCCTTCTCGAGCTACTGGGGCCGCAACACCTTTCCCGAGGCCCAGGTGCGCATCGCCCACCACCGCGGCATGGTCCCCCTCATCTACTGGTCCCCCTGGGAATATCCCTTCCCTGGGCTCAATGCCCCCAACCCATACTCCCTGCACGCCATCATCCAGGGCCAGTGGGACGACTACATCCGCCGCTGGGCCAAAGCTGCCGCAGCCACCCGCCGCCCCATCTTGGTGGCCTTCGGCATCGAGATGAACGGCGAGTGGTTTCCGTGGTCCGGCATCTTCCATGGGGCAGGCACCCCCACCGCCCCCGGCGCCTTTTCCCCATGGGCCGGGCCCGATGCCTATATCCGCGCCTACCGCCACGTGGTGGACCTGGCCCGAGCCCAAGGGGCGAAGAACATCCGCTGGGTCTTTCACGTCAACAACACCTCCAACCCCGATGCCCCCTGGAACCAACCGGCAGCCTACGACCCTGGCGACGACTACGTGGACATCCTCGCCATGAGTGCCTACGGGAAACAGTATCCCGGCCCAGGCGGCTGGATTCCCTTCCGAAAAACCATCGATCCTTTCTATCCTGCGCTCGCCGCCATCCATCCCCACAAACCGATCCTCCTGGCCGAATGGGGGATCGGAGAATTTCCCGCCTCTGGCGACAAGGCAAGCTATCTGCGCGAAGCCCTTGCGCTCCTGCCCCGCGCCTATCCCCGGCTCATGGGTGCGGTCTTCTGGCACGAACGCTGGGAAAATAGCGATGGCCGCCACTCCAATCTCCGCGTCAACTCCTCCCGCGCATCCCTCGATGCCTTCCGCCAAGGCATCGCCGATCCATTGTGGCTTGCCCGCCCCATCTGGAAGACGCCCTAG